The Anopheles gambiae chromosome 2, idAnoGambNW_F1_1, whole genome shotgun sequence genomic sequence CCCGCCTCGATCTCGTCCATCTTCTTTTCCGCCAGCTCGAAGCATGCGTTGGTGGCATCGCGCACCAGCGACATCCACTCCGGCTTGTCCTTGACCGCGTCCATGAACATCTTCGACAGATCGTCCCGCTTCAGCATACCGTCCGCGAACATGTTGGTCGCATTCATCGCACACTCAGCAATGCACTGTAACAACGGTGCGATGTGGTGGAAATTTCAAATTTGGCAACAGAAAagaactgcagcagcaactaCTTACACAACCCCTAGGAATGCCATCCATCTGGAGCTGTTTCTTCGTCTGCTCGCCGTACTTCTTGTAGCAGTCCATCATGATCGTACCGTCCACCAGCATTGGCGTGGGGCAACATTCGGCCGGGTTCTG encodes the following:
- the LOC1269879 gene encoding uncharacterized protein LOC1269879, which codes for MGQRQRVVVQLALCFLTFGALLQAGVLAGDNPCAAGPPVDTNPAECCPTPMLVDGTIMMDCYKKYGEQTKKQLQMDGIPRGCCIAECAMNATNMFADGMLKRDDLSKMFMDAVKDKPEWMSLVRDATNACFELAEKKMDEIEAGAKLEPSFEGEKICHPISGTILRCMGMMMFAQCPASVFNVNENCNKLREYGSICPMI